A genomic region of Miscanthus floridulus cultivar M001 chromosome 3, ASM1932011v1, whole genome shotgun sequence contains the following coding sequences:
- the LOC136543854 gene encoding uncharacterized protein: MEEAPNKRNALDSLMDDAIIEILHRLPARSLFCYKCVYHSWNCLIKDYHNHKVLPQNVAGFFYDTDQGYRCYTRVTSEHPSLSFLPFTLANIAVLDIYNGLILC; the protein is encoded by the coding sequence atggaggaggcccccaataaGAGGAACGCACTGGACAGCCTCATGGATGATGCCATTATTgagatcctccaccgcctccctgcccgctccttgttctgctaTAAATGTGTCTATCACTCCTGGAACTGCCTCATCAAGGACTACCATAACCATAAGGTGCTGCCCCAGAATGTGGCAGGCTTCTTCTACGACACCGACCAAGGCTATCGATGCTACACCAGAGTCACCagtgaacacccctccttgtccttcttgcccttcaccttggccAATATAGCCGTCTTAGATATctacaatggcctcatcctatgctaa